A stretch of the Synechocystis sp. PCC 7338 genome encodes the following:
- the sixA gene encoding phosphohistidine phosphatase SixA — protein MELYLIRHGIAQEQSPTILDGDRQLTKKGKDKTQRVAQRLQAIGVEFDLILTSPLVRAQQTAQILMDQGLAPQLESFSPLAPGEDIPQGVAHLTAEYRHRSHRCLALVGHQPDLANWAEYLTFGSPQGKLIVKKAGIIGLTLPSWDCQPGEGQLFLLTPPRWLV, from the coding sequence ATGGAACTTTATCTTATTCGTCACGGCATTGCCCAGGAACAGTCCCCCACTATCCTCGACGGCGATCGCCAGTTGACTAAAAAAGGTAAAGACAAGACCCAACGGGTGGCCCAGCGCCTCCAGGCGATCGGAGTGGAATTTGACCTCATTCTCACCAGTCCCTTAGTACGAGCCCAACAAACAGCGCAGATCCTGATGGACCAGGGCCTTGCCCCCCAACTGGAAAGCTTTTCTCCCCTCGCCCCCGGAGAAGACATTCCCCAAGGCGTAGCCCACTTAACCGCAGAATATCGCCACCGCAGTCACCGTTGCCTTGCCCTAGTGGGCCATCAGCCTGATCTAGCCAACTGGGCCGAATATCTCACTTTTGGTAGCCCCCAAGGCAAATTAATTGTTAAAAAAGCTGGCATTATTGGTTTAACGTTGCCCTCTTGGGACTGTCAACCGGGCGAGGGGCAACTGTTTTTGCTCACTCCTCCCCGTTGGCTAGTCTAG
- the thiS gene encoding sulfur carrier protein ThiS — translation MTSEPITLLVNGDRQVASSPVTLPDFLQNQGFNLRLIAVEYNGEILHRQFWPETQLQNGDRLEVVTIVGGG, via the coding sequence ATGACTTCTGAGCCCATTACCCTCCTCGTCAACGGCGATCGCCAAGTCGCTTCTAGCCCAGTCACATTACCGGATTTTCTGCAAAATCAAGGGTTTAACCTCCGTTTAATTGCAGTGGAATATAACGGCGAAATTCTCCATCGCCAGTTTTGGCCCGAAACCCAACTGCAAAACGGCGATCGTCTAGAGGTAGTTACCATTGTGGGAGGGGGCTAG
- a CDS encoding saccharopine dehydrogenase family protein codes for MAKVMIVGAGGVGSVVAHKCTALEDFTDILLASRTVAKCDQIAAHIGSPKVKTAALDAFQVADTVKLLREFGADLLINVALPYQDLVLMDACLAAGVDYLDTANYEPPDVAKFEYSWQWAYQDRFKDAGLMALLGCGFDPGVTGIFTAYALKHHFDEIHYLDIVDCNAGSHGQAFATNFNPEINIREITQKGRYYEDGVWQEIAPLSVHRDINYPHIGDRPSYLLYHEELESLVKNIPTLKRARFWMTFSEAYITHLRVLEAVGMTRIDEVEYQGQKIVPLQFLKAVLPEPASLAENYSGQTSIGCYIKGVKDGQTKTYYIYNNCDHAACFAEVGSQAISYTTGVPAALGGLMMVQGKWKQAGVFNVEEMDPDPFLEKLGSLGLPWHEVINGPFPFDD; via the coding sequence ATGGCTAAAGTGATGATTGTGGGTGCCGGGGGCGTGGGCAGTGTGGTGGCCCACAAATGTACGGCCCTGGAGGATTTTACAGATATTCTTTTGGCCAGTCGCACGGTGGCTAAATGTGACCAAATTGCCGCCCACATTGGCTCCCCTAAGGTGAAAACCGCTGCACTGGATGCTTTTCAAGTTGCCGATACGGTTAAATTACTGCGGGAATTTGGGGCTGATTTGCTAATTAACGTAGCCTTGCCTTACCAAGATTTGGTGTTGATGGATGCTTGCTTGGCAGCGGGGGTGGATTACCTTGACACTGCTAACTATGAGCCCCCCGACGTGGCCAAATTTGAATATAGTTGGCAGTGGGCTTACCAAGACCGATTTAAGGATGCGGGATTAATGGCCCTGTTGGGCTGTGGTTTTGACCCAGGGGTAACGGGAATTTTTACCGCCTATGCCCTCAAGCACCATTTTGACGAAATCCATTACCTGGATATTGTGGATTGTAATGCGGGTAGCCACGGCCAGGCCTTTGCCACCAACTTCAACCCCGAGATTAACATTCGGGAAATTACCCAAAAGGGTCGTTATTACGAAGATGGCGTTTGGCAGGAAATTGCTCCCCTTTCTGTGCACCGGGACATTAACTATCCCCACATTGGCGATCGCCCTTCTTACCTGCTGTACCACGAGGAATTGGAATCCCTGGTGAAAAATATTCCCACCCTGAAACGGGCCCGCTTTTGGATGACTTTTTCGGAAGCTTACATTACCCATTTGCGGGTGCTGGAGGCGGTGGGCATGACCCGCATTGATGAAGTGGAATACCAGGGGCAAAAAATTGTACCGTTGCAGTTCCTCAAGGCTGTGTTACCGGAACCCGCTTCCCTGGCAGAAAATTATTCGGGGCAAACCTCCATTGGTTGCTATATCAAGGGGGTGAAGGATGGTCAAACTAAAACCTATTACATCTATAACAACTGTGACCATGCCGCCTGCTTTGCCGAAGTTGGCTCCCAAGCGATTTCCTACACCACTGGGGTGCCCGCCGCCCTGGGAGGACTGATGATGGTACAGGGCAAATGGAAGCAGGCAGGGGTGTTCAATGTGGAAGAAATGGACCCCGATCCTTTCCTGGAAAAGCTCGGTTCCCTCGGCTTACCCTGGCATGAAGTGATTAACGGCCCTTTTCCTTTTGATGATTAA
- a CDS encoding pentapeptide repeat-containing protein: MKLTISTNEFYRIIESNIVDTKNNEELSLLINADLSKIQYKEHGHIYNLDLSKSCFDNVDLYNVEIHKCNLSGASLRKVNLSRSKINHVNFTDADLSGANLAYVRFSQCIFNNTNFENANMEAVDFDGIGFQSRDKFIKIENAKFDGAILRKANLRGYNPAHPKSCLDFTTSSLKNVDLAGALYDLHTIFPTSINPKKHGILLITSGISLENVDLSFTNLYRANLSGANLRKVNLTGAMIHSANMSGANLREATICYEKGRFDKDLYAGVNFSQANLQKATIIGVKPDNTLMYMDGADFREAKLIDCGFTYMELNGAVFMNLMLNGLDFNNSKLRGADFCNANLRGCNFLYADLRGANFDGADLSGANLKLSQLTNTDLSKANLNGVNLQGAQLDGVRMPSSE, from the coding sequence ATGAAACTAACGATTAGCACAAATGAATTTTATCGAATCATTGAATCCAATATTGTTGACACCAAAAACAATGAAGAATTGAGTTTACTAATTAATGCAGATTTGAGTAAGATTCAATATAAAGAGCATGGACATATTTATAACTTGGATTTATCAAAATCATGTTTTGACAATGTAGATTTATACAATGTAGAAATTCACAAATGCAACTTGTCTGGAGCATCCCTAAGAAAGGTTAATCTAAGCCGCTCAAAGATTAACCATGTAAACTTTACTGATGCAGACTTATCTGGAGCAAATTTAGCATATGTGAGGTTTAGTCAATGTATTTTTAACAATACAAATTTTGAAAATGCCAATATGGAAGCAGTTGATTTTGATGGTATTGGATTTCAGTCGAGAGATAAGTTTATCAAAATAGAAAATGCTAAATTTGATGGTGCTATTCTCAGGAAAGCTAATTTAAGAGGCTATAATCCCGCACATCCAAAATCTTGTCTAGATTTTACAACATCATCTTTGAAGAATGTAGATTTAGCCGGAGCACTTTACGATTTACACACAATTTTCCCCACCAGTATCAATCCAAAAAAACACGGAATACTGTTAATTACCTCAGGAATTTCATTAGAGAATGTAGATCTAAGTTTCACTAATCTTTATAGAGCCAATCTTAGTGGGGCTAATCTAAGAAAAGTAAATTTAACTGGGGCAATGATACATTCAGCGAATATGAGTGGAGCTAATCTGCGTGAAGCAACTATTTGTTATGAAAAAGGTAGGTTTGATAAAGATTTATATGCGGGTGTTAATTTTAGTCAAGCTAATTTACAGAAGGCCACAATTATAGGTGTCAAACCAGATAATACTCTAATGTATATGGATGGTGCTGATTTCAGAGAAGCTAAGTTAATTGATTGTGGTTTTACTTACATGGAGCTTAACGGCGCCGTGTTTATGAATTTGATGTTGAATGGTCTTGATTTTAATAATAGTAAACTTAGGGGCGCAGATTTTTGTAATGCAAATTTGAGAGGATGCAATTTTTTATATGCAGATTTAAGAGGGGCTAATTTTGATGGTGCTGATCTCAGTGGTGCAAATTTAAAACTTAGTCAACTAACCAACACCGACCTATCTAAAGCAAATTTAAATGGCGTTAATTTACAAGGCGCTCAATTAGATGGAGTAAGGATGCCATCTTCTGAATAG
- a CDS encoding citrate synthase, giving the protein MNCMMTDSEVFKEGLAGVPAAKSRVSHVDGTDGILEYRGIRIEELAKSSSFIEVAYLLIWGKLPTQAEIEEFEFEIRTHRRIKYHIRDMMKCFPETGHPMDALQTSAAALGLFYARRALDDPKYIRAAVVRLLAKIPTMVAAFHMIREGNDPIQPNDKLDYASNFLYMLTEKEPDPFAAKVFDVCLTLHAEHTMNASTFSARVTASTLTDPYAVIASAVGTLAGPLHGGANEEVLNMLEEIGSVENVRPYVEKCLANKQRIMGFGHRVYKVKDPRAIILQDLAEQLFAKMGHDEYYEIAVELEKVVEEYVGQKGIYPNVDFYSGLVYRKLDIPSDLFTPLFAIARVAGWLAHWKEQLSVNKIYRPTQIYIGDHNLSYVPMTERVVSVARNEDPNAII; this is encoded by the coding sequence GTGAACTGTATGATGACTGATAGCGAAGTGTTTAAAGAAGGCCTAGCCGGAGTCCCCGCCGCTAAATCCAGGGTGAGCCATGTGGATGGCACCGACGGTATTTTGGAGTATCGGGGCATTCGCATCGAAGAATTAGCTAAATCCAGTAGTTTTATTGAAGTAGCCTATCTGCTCATCTGGGGTAAATTGCCCACCCAGGCAGAGATAGAAGAGTTTGAGTTCGAAATTCGCACCCATCGACGCATTAAGTACCACATCCGGGACATGATGAAATGCTTTCCCGAAACGGGGCACCCCATGGATGCTTTGCAAACTTCAGCGGCGGCCTTGGGATTGTTCTATGCCCGACGGGCCTTGGACGACCCCAAATACATCCGGGCGGCGGTAGTGCGTTTGTTGGCTAAAATTCCCACCATGGTGGCGGCTTTCCACATGATCCGGGAAGGCAATGATCCAATTCAGCCCAACGATAAATTGGACTATGCTTCCAACTTCCTTTATATGCTGACGGAGAAGGAGCCCGATCCCTTTGCAGCTAAGGTGTTTGACGTCTGTTTGACCCTCCATGCAGAGCACACTATGAATGCTTCCACTTTTTCCGCCCGGGTGACGGCTTCTACCCTGACGGATCCCTATGCTGTCATTGCTTCGGCGGTGGGTACCTTGGCGGGGCCACTCCACGGGGGAGCCAACGAGGAAGTGCTGAATATGCTTGAAGAAATCGGTTCAGTGGAAAATGTCCGGCCCTATGTGGAAAAATGCCTGGCCAACAAACAGCGCATCATGGGCTTTGGGCACCGGGTCTATAAAGTCAAGGACCCCCGGGCAATTATTTTGCAGGATTTGGCCGAGCAGTTATTCGCCAAAATGGGCCACGACGAATATTACGAAATAGCGGTGGAGTTAGAAAAAGTTGTGGAAGAATACGTCGGCCAAAAGGGCATTTACCCCAATGTGGACTTCTACTCCGGTTTGGTTTACCGCAAGCTAGACATTCCTTCTGACCTGTTTACGCCCCTATTTGCGATCGCCAGGGTGGCGGGATGGTTGGCCCATTGGAAGGAACAATTATCGGTCAATAAAATCTACCGTCCTACCCAAATTTACATCGGCGACCATAACTTATCTTATGTTCCCATGACAGAACGGGTGGTTTCCGTGGCCCGCAATGAAGACCCCAATGCGATTATTTAA
- a CDS encoding glycosyltransferase: MRKLYFLLPGLGGKFACGGLWAELKTIKLAQEICPATIVTYKQREPNTLFLDDILAQGDLGQVIFVISWGFDIPKLAKRLQGYRVIYHAHSTGYGFNLPTALPIVCISRNTMGYWGQRSPHSLLYYLPNHISEDFSDLGLVRDIDVLVQARKSSHYLLKQLIPALQSQCNVKVIDSYVEDLTGMFNRAKVYLYDSAEYWAQQGVSEGFGLQPMEAMACGCHVFSSVNGGLADYLDPGFNCEKIAGYALDYDCQRILAVINGSRQWRRVDPSLLAEYRRENILEKLRIILLDINDFFDYHPSFSQTIEPLTRRKIMTLKFQTLIKKIIKKLGKS, from the coding sequence ATGCGTAAACTTTATTTTTTATTACCAGGATTAGGGGGCAAGTTTGCCTGTGGTGGTCTGTGGGCGGAATTAAAAACCATCAAGCTGGCACAAGAAATTTGCCCGGCCACCATTGTTACCTATAAACAGCGGGAACCAAACACGCTTTTTTTAGATGATATCTTAGCTCAAGGAGATCTAGGTCAAGTCATTTTTGTGATTAGTTGGGGCTTTGATATTCCTAAATTAGCGAAAAGATTGCAGGGCTATCGGGTAATTTACCACGCCCACAGCACCGGCTATGGTTTTAATTTGCCCACAGCCTTACCCATTGTTTGTATTAGTCGTAATACCATGGGTTATTGGGGACAACGATCCCCCCATTCCTTGTTATATTACTTGCCCAACCATATTTCTGAAGACTTTAGTGATTTAGGCTTGGTTCGGGACATTGATGTATTAGTGCAAGCCCGCAAATCATCCCACTATTTATTAAAGCAATTAATTCCTGCTTTACAGAGTCAATGCAATGTAAAAGTAATCGATAGTTACGTCGAAGATTTAACAGGAATGTTTAACCGGGCCAAAGTGTATCTTTACGATTCGGCAGAATATTGGGCTCAACAGGGAGTAAGTGAAGGTTTTGGACTACAACCAATGGAAGCTATGGCCTGTGGCTGTCATGTTTTTTCCAGCGTCAATGGGGGACTGGCCGATTATCTAGATCCTGGATTTAATTGTGAAAAAATTGCTGGCTATGCCCTAGATTATGATTGCCAAAGAATTTTAGCTGTGATTAACGGTTCCAGACAATGGCGTAGGGTAGATCCTAGTTTGTTAGCGGAGTACCGTCGGGAAAATATTTTGGAAAAGTTAAGAATAATTTTGTTGGATATTAACGATTTTTTTGATTATCACCCTAGTTTTAGTCAGACTATAGAGCCCTTAACTCGTAGGAAAATTATGACTTTAAAATTCCAGACTTTGATCAAAAAAATCATTAAAAAGCTTGGTAAATCGTAA
- a CDS encoding alpha/beta fold hydrolase, protein MEKYNIQVLGNANSEETLVFAHGFGSEQTAWRLVYPAFEENYRIVLFDFPGSKPANSKNFDIQNYNSLNDYADDLMEITHLAGVRRGVLIAHSASCMIGALASLRDPDLFKGMVFICGSPRYRDDGDYKGGFSQEKIGTILNEMSHNYAEWIRTYAPAAVNDPNKPELVEEFSHCLLQLRPDIGLVVFSLIIMSDYRREVAKVELPTLIVQPQEDIFVPATVGAYLYRTMKSSELYWIDTPGHFPHLANPTEIIKAIASYLAEYGFV, encoded by the coding sequence ATGGAAAAATACAACATCCAAGTTTTAGGCAATGCTAATTCCGAGGAAACTCTGGTATTTGCCCATGGTTTTGGCAGTGAACAGACGGCTTGGCGATTGGTTTATCCGGCCTTCGAAGAGAATTATCGCATTGTTTTATTTGACTTTCCCGGTAGTAAACCTGCCAATAGCAAAAATTTTGATATTCAGAACTACAATTCCCTCAATGATTATGCCGATGATTTGATGGAGATAACCCACCTGGCCGGAGTGCGTCGGGGAGTGCTAATTGCCCATTCAGCTAGTTGCATGATCGGTGCTTTGGCCAGTTTGCGGGATCCGGATTTGTTTAAGGGCATGGTTTTCATCTGTGGTTCCCCCCGCTATCGGGATGATGGGGATTACAAAGGCGGTTTTAGCCAAGAAAAAATTGGCACAATTCTCAATGAAATGAGCCATAACTATGCTGAATGGATTCGCACCTATGCGCCAGCGGCGGTTAATGATCCCAACAAGCCGGAATTGGTGGAAGAATTTTCTCATTGTCTTCTGCAACTACGACCCGACATTGGTCTGGTGGTGTTTAGCCTCATTATCATGTCCGATTACCGCCGGGAGGTGGCCAAGGTGGAACTACCCACTTTAATTGTGCAACCACAGGAAGACATATTTGTCCCGGCCACAGTGGGGGCCTATCTTTACCGAACCATGAAAAGCAGTGAGCTTTATTGGATTGATACCCCAGGCCATTTTCCCCACCTGGCCAACCCCACGGAAATTATCAAGGCGATCGCCAGTTATTTGGCTGAATATGGATTTGTTTAA
- a CDS encoding helix-turn-helix domain-containing protein produces the protein MSNIPYRENLQKLCQQAGYPSLPKLAEAAETSSWYLSRLEWGLIAQIPLGIMVKLAIALGMTLEELWQQLGGTIPLPEAQTNQPSESEDELLSPKQTIEALETEYARLQEQLNSQSQQLENQWQQQALEILEPWLLQWPTAAAAAQQNPQWPAQKLLPLTKPIATLLQQWQVEAIAVVGEMVPYDPHCHEFIGPGSGPEVGTMVVVRYVGYRRNDALLYRAKVGYAGDG, from the coding sequence ATGAGTAATATTCCTTACCGAGAAAATCTACAAAAACTGTGTCAGCAAGCGGGGTACCCTTCTCTTCCTAAACTGGCAGAAGCGGCAGAGACTTCGAGTTGGTATCTTTCCCGTTTAGAGTGGGGCTTGATAGCCCAAATTCCCTTGGGCATTATGGTCAAATTGGCGATCGCCTTGGGTATGACTCTGGAGGAACTGTGGCAACAGTTGGGGGGGACTATTCCCTTACCGGAAGCTCAAACAAATCAGCCTTCGGAATCGGAAGATGAACTTTTGTCTCCAAAGCAAACCATTGAAGCTTTAGAAACTGAATATGCCAGACTGCAAGAGCAATTAAACAGTCAATCCCAGCAATTAGAAAATCAATGGCAACAGCAAGCCCTGGAAATTCTTGAACCTTGGTTATTGCAATGGCCTACCGCTGCCGCCGCCGCCCAACAAAATCCCCAATGGCCCGCCCAAAAGCTTTTGCCCCTCACTAAACCCATCGCTACCCTATTGCAACAATGGCAAGTAGAGGCGATCGCCGTTGTGGGGGAAATGGTACCCTACGATCCCCACTGCCATGAATTTATCGGCCCAGGATCAGGACCAGAAGTCGGTACAATGGTAGTGGTGCGTTACGTGGGTTACCGCCGCAACGACGCTTTACTATATCGGGCCAAGGTTGGTTATGCAGGGGATGGCTGA
- a CDS encoding pyridoxal phosphate-dependent aminotransferase, giving the protein MQLTQRVSQVVPSITLEITAKAKAMRAEGIDVLSFTAGEPDFATPPHIVEAAKLALDEGKTRYGPAAGEPALRQAIAKKLREKNNLLYEAANVLVTNGGKHSLFNLMLAMIEQGDEVIIPAPYWLSYPEMVRLAEGTPVIVNTTAATDYKITPEQLRQAITPKSKLFVLNSPSNPTGAVYTPGEIRALAEVILEYDHLYVVSDEIYERILYDGTEHLSIGAVNDEIFRRTIISNGFAKSYSMTGWRVGYLAGELPLINACSTIQGHSTSNVCTFAQYGAIAALENSQTCVETMVKAFTERRQVMVEGINQIAGLSCPNPKGAFYVFVDIAKTGLNSLEFSAQLLESQQVAVIPGVAFGADDCVRFSYATDMDTIKRGLAKLGEFVSTLV; this is encoded by the coding sequence ATGCAACTAACCCAGCGTGTTAGCCAAGTTGTGCCTTCCATCACCCTTGAAATCACGGCAAAGGCCAAGGCAATGCGGGCCGAGGGTATTGATGTGCTGAGCTTCACCGCTGGGGAACCGGATTTTGCCACCCCTCCCCACATTGTGGAGGCGGCCAAGTTGGCCCTGGATGAGGGAAAAACCCGCTATGGCCCCGCCGCCGGGGAACCGGCCCTCCGTCAGGCGATCGCCAAAAAGTTACGGGAAAAGAATAACTTGCTTTATGAAGCGGCCAATGTTTTAGTTACCAATGGGGGTAAACATTCCCTGTTTAACTTGATGCTGGCCATGATTGAACAGGGGGATGAGGTAATTATTCCCGCTCCCTATTGGCTCAGCTATCCAGAAATGGTGCGCCTAGCGGAGGGAACTCCAGTCATTGTCAACACCACAGCGGCAACGGATTATAAAATCACCCCGGAACAACTGCGCCAGGCCATCACCCCGAAAAGCAAGCTTTTTGTGCTTAATTCCCCCTCCAATCCCACCGGGGCAGTCTATACCCCTGGGGAAATTAGGGCTTTGGCAGAAGTAATTCTAGAGTACGATCATTTGTATGTAGTCTCTGATGAGATCTATGAGCGCATCCTCTACGACGGCACGGAGCACCTCAGCATTGGGGCGGTCAACGACGAAATTTTCCGGCGCACCATCATCAGCAATGGTTTTGCCAAAAGTTATTCCATGACCGGTTGGCGGGTGGGTTACTTGGCGGGGGAATTACCCTTGATCAACGCCTGTAGCACCATCCAGGGCCATAGTACCTCCAACGTTTGTACCTTTGCTCAGTACGGGGCGATTGCCGCTCTGGAAAATTCTCAAACCTGTGTGGAAACCATGGTCAAAGCCTTCACAGAAAGAAGGCAGGTGATGGTGGAGGGGATTAATCAAATTGCGGGGCTAAGTTGTCCTAACCCCAAAGGAGCATTTTATGTTTTTGTGGACATTGCCAAAACAGGGCTTAATTCCCTGGAGTTCAGTGCCCAGTTGTTGGAATCTCAGCAGGTGGCGGTGATCCCTGGAGTTGCCTTTGGAGCCGATGACTGCGTGCGTTTTTCCTATGCTACCGATATGGACACCATTAAACGGGGTTTGGCTAAATTGGGAGAATTTGTCAGCACCTTGGTGTGA
- a CDS encoding S8 family serine peptidase, with the protein MNQYPHDLTGNKIAIGQMEMGRPVQYLWDKLGSWQPPYRLTGVFHLNQISSRNRFFDSHAGMVAQAMVSHDKRYPGVAPEARLYSTAMGPLAENLQPQQCLAGQFVGRQDGGNLRAVNLSYGESLERDTRGNPQLDGNALLTLCLDWLTQQQNLLFVVAGNQGTGGIAIPTDNYNGITVAYTVQSPDRQGRYDRMAFTNLSRQPEGMGKRIVEREINQGGRRGVSLVAPGSDFYLYDIKGQVEWVSGSSFAAPLVTGTIALLQEFGDRQLLTNPNSSRWNLNVRRPLVMKAVLLNSAVKIRNAGLGTEYTLYSSKNRDWLGTEAYRDPTLPLDLEMGAGQLNARRALEQFQSGAHGPGENYLPAIAWDYGEIQPGQTINYSLSQPLKGGEFASLTLVWERPVQLLDINGNQQYDLGESFQGLPLSNLDLLMVSQDNNGSVVCASQSKVDNVEHFLCPIATTGNYTIQVKHQGGGAMARPEQYALSWWTVTN; encoded by the coding sequence TTGAATCAGTATCCCCATGATTTAACTGGTAATAAAATTGCCATTGGTCAGATGGAAATGGGTCGTCCAGTCCAATATCTTTGGGATAAGTTGGGCAGTTGGCAGCCTCCCTACCGTTTAACAGGAGTGTTTCATCTCAATCAAATTTCCTCCCGCAATCGTTTTTTTGATAGCCATGCCGGTATGGTGGCCCAAGCTATGGTTAGTCATGATAAGCGCTATCCGGGGGTGGCACCGGAAGCCCGACTTTATTCCACTGCCATGGGGCCGCTGGCGGAAAATTTGCAACCCCAGCAATGCTTGGCCGGGCAATTTGTCGGTCGTCAAGATGGGGGCAATCTCCGGGCAGTCAATTTGAGCTATGGGGAGTCGTTGGAGCGGGACACCAGGGGAAATCCGCAGTTGGATGGCAATGCGTTGTTAACTTTGTGTTTAGACTGGCTGACTCAACAGCAAAATTTACTCTTTGTGGTGGCGGGCAATCAGGGTACAGGGGGCATCGCTATTCCCACGGATAACTACAACGGTATTACCGTCGCCTATACTGTCCAGTCGCCCGATCGCCAAGGCCGTTATGACCGCATGGCCTTTACGAATTTAAGTCGGCAACCGGAAGGCATGGGCAAAAGAATAGTAGAACGGGAAATCAATCAGGGGGGACGCCGGGGAGTGAGCTTGGTAGCTCCTGGCAGTGATTTTTATCTGTACGACATCAAAGGCCAGGTGGAATGGGTCAGTGGTAGTAGCTTTGCCGCCCCTCTGGTAACCGGAACCATTGCCCTGTTGCAGGAATTTGGCGATCGCCAGTTATTAACTAATCCCAATAGTAGCCGCTGGAATTTAAATGTCCGCAGACCCCTGGTGATGAAGGCAGTATTACTCAACTCAGCGGTAAAAATTCGCAATGCTGGTTTGGGCACAGAATACACCCTCTACAGCAGTAAAAATCGTGATTGGCTAGGCACGGAAGCCTACCGAGATCCTACCCTACCGTTAGACCTGGAAATGGGGGCTGGTCAACTCAATGCCCGTCGAGCCCTGGAACAATTCCAGTCTGGAGCCCATGGGCCTGGGGAAAATTATCTCCCGGCGATCGCCTGGGACTACGGAGAAATACAACCGGGTCAAACTATTAATTACTCCCTATCCCAGCCCCTTAAAGGGGGAGAGTTTGCCAGCCTCACCCTCGTGTGGGAAAGACCAGTGCAATTGTTGGACATCAATGGTAATCAACAATACGACCTGGGGGAAAGTTTTCAGGGCCTGCCCTTAAGCAACCTAGACTTATTAATGGTTTCCCAAGACAATAATGGCTCGGTGGTTTGTGCTTCCCAAAGCAAAGTCGATAACGTGGAGCATTTTCTTTGTCCCATTGCTACCACTGGCAATTACACCATTCAAGTTAAACACCAAGGCGGTGGAGCCATGGCTCGACCAGAACAATATGCCCTGAGCTGGTGGACTGTTACTAATTGA
- a CDS encoding ribonuclease Z, with protein sequence MEITFLGTSSGVPTRNRNVSSIALRLPQRAEVWLFDCGEGTQHQFLRSEVKISQLTRIFITHLHGDHIFGLMGLLASSGLAGSGQGIEIYGPEGLADYLEACCRFSSTHLGKRLKVHTIRKNGLIYEDKEFQVHCGLLKHRIPAYGYRVEEKQRPGRFNVEQAEALGIPFGPIYGQLKQGKTVTLEDGRRIRGQELCEPAEPGRKFVYCTDTVFCEGAIALAQDADLLVHEATFAHQDAQLAFDRLHSTSTMAAQVALLANVKQLIMTHFSPRYAPGNPLQLENLLAEAQAIFPNTRLARDFLTVEIPRRKAESAIAMSTPQPSPA encoded by the coding sequence GTGGAAATTACTTTTCTTGGCACCAGCTCTGGCGTTCCCACCCGTAACCGTAATGTTTCCAGCATTGCCCTCCGTCTGCCCCAAAGGGCGGAAGTGTGGTTATTTGACTGCGGAGAGGGCACCCAACACCAGTTTTTGCGTAGTGAAGTCAAAATTTCTCAGCTGACCCGCATTTTCATTACCCATCTCCACGGGGACCATATTTTTGGGCTAATGGGCTTATTGGCCAGTTCTGGTTTAGCTGGTTCTGGGCAAGGTATCGAAATTTATGGTCCGGAGGGCTTAGCCGATTATTTAGAAGCCTGTTGCCGTTTTTCTAGTACCCATCTGGGCAAACGCCTTAAAGTCCATACTATCCGCAAAAATGGGCTAATTTACGAAGATAAAGAATTTCAAGTCCACTGCGGCCTATTAAAACATCGCATTCCGGCCTATGGTTACCGGGTGGAGGAAAAACAACGACCGGGGCGGTTTAATGTGGAGCAAGCGGAGGCTTTGGGCATTCCCTTTGGTCCCATTTACGGCCAATTAAAACAGGGAAAAACCGTCACCTTGGAGGATGGCCGCCGCATTCGAGGTCAGGAGCTTTGTGAACCAGCGGAACCAGGGCGGAAATTTGTTTACTGCACTGATACGGTCTTCTGTGAAGGGGCGATCGCCTTGGCCCAGGACGCAGATTTGTTGGTGCATGAAGCTACTTTTGCCCATCAAGATGCCCAATTGGCCTTTGACCGGCTCCATTCCACGTCCACCATGGCGGCGCAGGTCGCTTTGTTGGCCAACGTCAAGCAGTTGATCATGACCCACTTTAGTCCCCGCTATGCCCCCGGCAACCCCTTGCAATTGGAAAATTTGCTAGCGGAAGCTCAAGCCATTTTTCCCAATACTCGTTTGGCCAGGGATTTTTTAACGGTGGAAATTCCCCGTCGAAAAGCCGAGTCCGCCATCGCAATGTCAACCCCTCAGCCATCCCCTGCATAA